Proteins encoded by one window of Haematobia irritans isolate KBUSLIRL chromosome 2, ASM5000362v1, whole genome shotgun sequence:
- the LOC142224040 gene encoding uncharacterized protein LOC142224040 isoform X1, producing MVKFENIFWLVIVLKNISFGNAANSMQDGSQPIIEFIKPPTDKRLELFDFIANKINDWSTKQLIIEGSSYETLLAGYNEFLDSHKGDKSFSSAPYQKLKQQIERFIQAIEKLKKDSQSCILQAKASQELEEISKNMEFLNTSPNNNTALVNLIRRRYNEATTKMSQEFSIDLKEIYERLPTIIYNFKQNLSPAEREEYKELLRSCDEFLPSANSKKKYEVFEKFTKFILRGLHVKGRSESNCKWESSRFVEFPQKINSWAVGN from the exons ATggtcaaatttgaaaatatcttcTGGCTGGTAATAGTATTAAAG AATATATCATTTGGGAATGCAGCCAACTCAATGCAGGATGGATCCCAACCcattattgaatttataaaacCTCCAACAGATAAGCGTTTGGAACTTTTCGATTTTATAGCCAACAAAATAAATGATTGGAGTACAAAACAATTGATCATCGAAGGCTCCTCGTATGAGACACTATTGGCGGGTTATAATGAATTCCTAGACTCACATAAAGGAGATAAGAGCTTCTCATCGGCACCATATCAAAAACTTAAGCAACAAATTGAACGTTTCATTCAAGCTATAGAGAAACTTAAAAAGGACTCTCAAAGTTGTATTCTACAGGCGAAAGCTTCACAGGAACTTgaagaaatttccaaaaatatggAATTCCTAAACACCAGCCCCAATAATAATACCGCATTAGTGAATCTCATTCGCCGCAGATACAATGAAGCCACCACCAAGATGagtcaagaattttctatagatcttaaAGAAATCTATGAGAGATTACCCACTATCATCTATAATTTTAAGCAAAATCTAAGTCCTGCCGAGAGGGAAGAATACAAAGAACTTCTTAGAAGTTGTGATGAATTTCTACCATCGGCCAATTCCAAgaaaaaatatgaagttttcGAAAAGTTTACGAAATTTATATTGCGCGGGCTACATGTCAAAGGTCGTAGTGAGTCCAATTGTAAATGGGAATCTTCTAGATTTgtggaatttccacagaaaatcaaTTCATGGGCTGTGGGAAATTGA
- the LOC142224040 gene encoding uncharacterized protein LOC142224040 isoform X2, translated as MVKFENIFWLNISFGNAANSMQDGSQPIIEFIKPPTDKRLELFDFIANKINDWSTKQLIIEGSSYETLLAGYNEFLDSHKGDKSFSSAPYQKLKQQIERFIQAIEKLKKDSQSCILQAKASQELEEISKNMEFLNTSPNNNTALVNLIRRRYNEATTKMSQEFSIDLKEIYERLPTIIYNFKQNLSPAEREEYKELLRSCDEFLPSANSKKKYEVFEKFTKFILRGLHVKGRSESNCKWESSRFVEFPQKINSWAVGN; from the exons ATggtcaaatttgaaaatatcttcTGGCTG AATATATCATTTGGGAATGCAGCCAACTCAATGCAGGATGGATCCCAACCcattattgaatttataaaacCTCCAACAGATAAGCGTTTGGAACTTTTCGATTTTATAGCCAACAAAATAAATGATTGGAGTACAAAACAATTGATCATCGAAGGCTCCTCGTATGAGACACTATTGGCGGGTTATAATGAATTCCTAGACTCACATAAAGGAGATAAGAGCTTCTCATCGGCACCATATCAAAAACTTAAGCAACAAATTGAACGTTTCATTCAAGCTATAGAGAAACTTAAAAAGGACTCTCAAAGTTGTATTCTACAGGCGAAAGCTTCACAGGAACTTgaagaaatttccaaaaatatggAATTCCTAAACACCAGCCCCAATAATAATACCGCATTAGTGAATCTCATTCGCCGCAGATACAATGAAGCCACCACCAAGATGagtcaagaattttctatagatcttaaAGAAATCTATGAGAGATTACCCACTATCATCTATAATTTTAAGCAAAATCTAAGTCCTGCCGAGAGGGAAGAATACAAAGAACTTCTTAGAAGTTGTGATGAATTTCTACCATCGGCCAATTCCAAgaaaaaatatgaagttttcGAAAAGTTTACGAAATTTATATTGCGCGGGCTACATGTCAAAGGTCGTAGTGAGTCCAATTGTAAATGGGAATCTTCTAGATTTgtggaatttccacagaaaatcaaTTCATGGGCTGTGGGAAATTGA